The Manihot esculenta cultivar AM560-2 chromosome 1, M.esculenta_v8, whole genome shotgun sequence genome has a window encoding:
- the LOC110609858 gene encoding uncharacterized protein LOC110609858 isoform X2: protein MIKRRFFREEHGDRDAPSDSCSSASSSSDSEVEAEATDESDDYAAVAEAKGNNESCSSSSGYRSEDISADEDDVSSSGFTNEDDGTGNEKKIPVGPQISGKHGAAIFNEEFDGVAQKESPAGLPDFVLKFKSVYKCRICPRIVCLTEETMRTHLNSKRHTRSEKLLKENRLKAMLNSDGEVENQETPAEMHDRIVALAENKSKKKNKGRQRQKKRSRKKKGEDVPNVEKTKGSTKARTKKRRKSEN from the exons ATGATAAAGAGGCGTTTCTTTAGGGAAGAACACGGAGATAGAGATGCACCCTCGGATTCATGTtcctctgcttcttcttcttctgactCTGAAGTTGAAGCAGAGGCTACAGATGAATCAGATGATTATGCTGCAGTTGCTGAGGCGAAAGGAAACAACGAATCCTGCTCCTCGTCATCTG GATACAGGAGTGAGGATATCTCAGCTGATGAGGATGATGTTAGCTCATCAG GTTTTACAAATGAAGATGATGGAACaggaaatgaaaagaaaatccCTGTTGGCCCTCAAATATCTGGTAAACATGGTGCAGCTATATTCAATGAAGAGTTTGATGGTGTAGCCCAAAAGGAATCACCAGCTGGTTTGCCAGATTTtgtattaaaattcaaatcagTTTATAAGTGTCGTATTTGCCCCCGAATTGTCTGTTTGACTGAAGAGACTATGAGGACTCACCTCAATTCTAAG AGACATACTCGATCTGAGAAGTTGCTGAAGGAAAATAGGTTGAAGGCCATGCTCAACAGTGACGGGGAAGTAGAGAACCAGGAAACCCCAGCGGAGATGCATGACCGAATTGTAGCTCTTGCAGAG aataaatcgaaaaagaagaataaagggCGCCAACGACAAAAGAAGAGATCAAGGAAGAAG AAAGGGGAAGATGTCCCAAATGTGGAGAAAACAAAAGGATCAACAAAAGCACGAACCAAGAAAAGGCGTAAAAGTGAGAACTGA
- the LOC110627734 gene encoding uncharacterized protein LOC110627734, with product MAESTVRCENLEAHNAEEDGLSQKAETSNTNSTVCCICIQDDGNGNDDAAAADASDLNQMGNIDSSAPLLPLPETDQSIRVGVEGDDDDGVGNREYGLDETPTTIERLERIFLIVNFVIELSTAVFDQLSSVHKPHFALISLLMSSVVMLISVAILVYKGRKQRVKWMKRGLIPWFYYPSPNHKPFGAFPDIIGLVCAFFQCVFSTIGYGFLSRHANNPVKVSFWPIIFAGGLLYSGFVGNPSKGKPLIDTSAHKQMEMRSSVEIVEMALVDGRGNRRKGATLEHLELLRRFEQLEMLKDLGRLNLLEMLSANLEVSSEQLERHRTDDHGALGNDVEASYVALTGDEGRNSNIMVSP from the exons ATGGCAGAATCCACTGTCAGATGTGAGAATCTTGAGGCGCACAATGCAGAAGAAGATGGTTTAAGTCAGAAGGCTGAAACCAGCAACACCAACTCGACAGTATGTTGTATATGTATTCAAGATGATGGAAATGGCAACGATGATGCTGCTGCTGCCGATGCCAGTGACTTGAATCAAATG GGAAACATCGACTCATCTGCTCCTCTTCTGCCATTGCCAGAGACTGACCAGTCCATCAGAGTAGGCGTTGAAGGAGACGACGATGATGGCGTCGGCAACAGGGAATATGGCCTGGACGAGACG CCCACTACCATTGAACGCTTAGAACGGATCTTCCTCATCGTGAACTTCGTTATAGAACTATCAACGGCGGTTTTTGATCAGCTTTCTTCTGTACATAAGCCCCACTTTGCACTGATCAGCTTGTTAATGTCTTCGGTAGTCATGTTGATTTCAGTTGCGATTCTCGTTTACAAGGGTCGAAAACAGAGAGTTAAATGGATGAAGAGGGGGCTGATACCTTGGTTTTACTATCCATCGCCAAATCACAAGCCTTTTGGGGCGTTTCCAGACATTATTGGCCTCGTTTGCGCCTTCTTCCAATGTGTTTTTTCAACAATAGGTTATGGTTTTTTGTCCCGACATGCAAATAATCCTGTCAAAGTATCTTTTTGGCCGATCATATTCGCCGGTGGCCTATTGTACTCTGGATTTGTTGGAAATCCATCCAAGGGAAAGCCGTTGATCGACACTTCAGCTCACAAGCAAATGGAGATGAGGAGTAGCGTTGAGATTGTAGAGATGGCGTTAGTTGATGGCAGAGGAAACAGGCGGAAGGGGGCAACTCTTGAGCATTTGGAATTACTAAGAAGGTTTGAGCAACTAGAAATGCTCAAGGACCTGGGAAGACTGAACCTCTTAGAAATGTTGAGCGCTAATCTCGAGGTGAGCTCCGAGCAATTGGAAAGGCACAGGACCGATGATCATGGGGCACTTGGAAATGATGTGGAAGCCTCGTATGTAGCACTTACTGGAGATGAGGGGCGAAATTCGAATATAATGGTAAGCCCATGA
- the LOC110609858 gene encoding uncharacterized protein LOC110609858 isoform X1, which translates to MIKRRFFREEHGDRDAPSDSCSSASSSSDSEVEAEATDESDDYAAVAEAKGNNESCSSSSDNSGYRSEDISADEDDVSSSGFTNEDDGTGNEKKIPVGPQISGKHGAAIFNEEFDGVAQKESPAGLPDFVLKFKSVYKCRICPRIVCLTEETMRTHLNSKRHTRSEKLLKENRLKAMLNSDGEVENQETPAEMHDRIVALAENKSKKKNKGRQRQKKRSRKKKGEDVPNVEKTKGSTKARTKKRRKSEN; encoded by the exons ATGATAAAGAGGCGTTTCTTTAGGGAAGAACACGGAGATAGAGATGCACCCTCGGATTCATGTtcctctgcttcttcttcttctgactCTGAAGTTGAAGCAGAGGCTACAGATGAATCAGATGATTATGCTGCAGTTGCTGAGGCGAAAGGAAACAACGAATCCTGCTCCTCGTCATCTG ATAATTCAGGATACAGGAGTGAGGATATCTCAGCTGATGAGGATGATGTTAGCTCATCAG GTTTTACAAATGAAGATGATGGAACaggaaatgaaaagaaaatccCTGTTGGCCCTCAAATATCTGGTAAACATGGTGCAGCTATATTCAATGAAGAGTTTGATGGTGTAGCCCAAAAGGAATCACCAGCTGGTTTGCCAGATTTtgtattaaaattcaaatcagTTTATAAGTGTCGTATTTGCCCCCGAATTGTCTGTTTGACTGAAGAGACTATGAGGACTCACCTCAATTCTAAG AGACATACTCGATCTGAGAAGTTGCTGAAGGAAAATAGGTTGAAGGCCATGCTCAACAGTGACGGGGAAGTAGAGAACCAGGAAACCCCAGCGGAGATGCATGACCGAATTGTAGCTCTTGCAGAG aataaatcgaaaaagaagaataaagggCGCCAACGACAAAAGAAGAGATCAAGGAAGAAG AAAGGGGAAGATGTCCCAAATGTGGAGAAAACAAAAGGATCAACAAAAGCACGAACCAAGAAAAGGCGTAAAAGTGAGAACTGA
- the LOC110617296 gene encoding probable histone chaperone ASF1A, which yields MSAVNITNVTVLDNPAPFLSPFQFEISYECLTPLKDDLEWKLIYVGSAEDETYDQLLESVLVGPVNVGNYRFVLQADPPDPSKIREEDIIGVTVLLLTCSYLGQEFVRVGYYVNNDYEDEQLREEPPSKVLIDKVQRNILSDKPRVTKFPINFYPENAQAAEQPPAHDQAAETGGNEEPLPPSPNQSSDRDGP from the exons ATGAGCGCTGTCAATATCACCAACGTTACTGTACTAGATAATCCGGCTCCGTTTCTGTCCCCGTTTCAGTTCGAGATCTCTTACGAGTGTCTGACGCCCCTTAAAGATG ATTTGGAATGGAAACTAATCTACGTGGGGTCAGCTGAGGATGAGACATATGATCAACTTTTGGAGAGCGTTCTTGTTGGGCCTGTCAATGTTGGAAACTATAGATTTGTTTTGCAG GCAGATCCACCAGATCCTTCAAAGATTCGGGAAGAAGATATTATTGGCGTGACAGTGCTTTTGTTGACCTGCTCCTATCTGGGTCAAGAGTTTGTTAGAGTTGGATACTATGTTAACAATGACTATGAAGATGAACAACTTAGAGAGGAACCTCCATCAAAAGTGTTAATTGATAAGGTTCAAAGAAACATTTTGTCTGACAAACCAAGGGTCACAAAGTTTCCCATCAATTTTTATCCTGAGAACGCCCAAGCTGCTGAGCAACCTCCTGCACATGATCAAGCCGCTGAAACTGGTGGAAATGAAGAACCTTTGCCACCTTCTCCCAATCAAAGTTCAGATAGGGATGGACCTTAA
- the LOC110621353 gene encoding uncharacterized protein LOC110621353, whose product MGNYLSRKLVNPLLFKNPKSIKVVFPSGEIRQIHQPTKAADLMMETPNFFVVNSASLKIGKKFRALSADDDLHKANVYFMLPMDRKNYVVTASDLGALFRTAHTRAVKRIAGGKFRVRPDTAEGSVDAVVVPKLRLEGIGEVSTPEFKYMLSMSRSRKPLLATIDEEPVRSISAGGRM is encoded by the coding sequence ATGGGAAACTACCTTTCTCGCAAGCTAGTGAATCCATTATTATTCAAGAATCCAAAATCAATAAAAGTGGTCTTCCCATCTGGAGAAATCCGGCAAATCCACCAACCCACCAAAGCTGCTGATCTCATGATGGAGACACCAAACTTCTTCGTCGTTAACTCCGCCTCCCTGAAAATCGGTAAGAAGTTTCGTGCACTCAGTGCAGATGATGATCTTCATAAGGCAAATGTGTACTTCATGCTTCCTATGGATAGAAAAAACTATGTGGTTACAGCGAGCGACTTGGGTGCTCTGTTCAGGACAGCCCACACTCGTGCAGTGAAACGGATTGCTGGAGGGAAATTTAGGGTCCGGCCAGATACTGCTGAGGGTTCGGTGGACGCAGTGGTGGTGCCCAAGCTGAGGTTGGAGGGCATAGGAGAAGTTTCTACGCCAGAGTTTAAGTATATGTTGTCCATGTCACGATCAAGAAAGCCATTGTTGGCAACGATAGATGAAGAGCCGGTTCGTTCAATATCAGCAGGCGGACGCATGTAG
- the LOC110631370 gene encoding 2-hydroxyacyl-CoA lyase, giving the protein MADSNTQIAPETLIDGNILVAKSFARCGVTHMFGVVGIPVTSLANRAVSLGIRFLAFHNEQSAGYAASAYGYLTGRPGLLLTVSGPGCVHGLAGLSNAMANAWPMVMISGSCDQKDAGRGDFQELDQIEAVKPFSKFSVKAKDIKDIPNCVVQVIDQAVSGRPGGCYLDLPSDVLHQTVTEPEAESLVTAAFNSSKSKSVANGSEVPTSEIEGAVELLRKAERPLIVFGKGAAYARAENELRKLVETTGIPFLPTPMGKGLLPDTHELAASAARSLAIGKCDVALVVGARLNWLLHFGEPPKWSKDVKFILVDICKDEIELRKPHLGLVGDAKKVLELTNKEIKDDPFCLAKTHPWVEAISKKAKENVSRMEAQLAKDVVPFNFLTPMRIIRDAILGVSSPAPIVVSEGANTMDVGRAVLIQTEPRSRLDAGTWGTMGVGLGYCIAAAVAEPDRLVVAVEGDSGFGFSAMEVETLVRYQLPVVVIVFNNGGVYGGDRRSPEEITGPLKGDPAPTSFVPSAAYHILIEAFGGKGYLVETPDELKSALAEAFSARKPTVINVVIDPYAGAESGRLQHKN; this is encoded by the exons ATGGCGGACTCCAATACCCAGATTGCCCCCGAAACCCTCATCGACGGCAACATCCTTGTCGCCAAATCTTTCGCTCGCTGTGGCGTCACTCACATGTTTGGCGTCGTGGGAATCCCCGTCACTTCCCTTGCCAACCGTGCTGTCTCCCTTGGAATCCGTTTCTTGGCCTTCCACAATGAGCAGTCCGCTGGCTATGCCGCCTCCGCCTACGGTTACCTCACTGGTCGACCTGGCTTGCTTCTTACTGTTTCTGGTCCCGGTTGTGTCCATGGGCTCGCTGGATTGTCTAATGCTATGGCCAATGCCTGGCCGATGGTGATGATCTCCGGCTCCTGTGACCAAAAGGATGCTGGTCGGGGAGACTTTCAAGAGCTTGATCAGATAGAGGCTGTGAAACCTTTCTCCAAGTTCTCAGTAAAAGCTAAAGATATTAAGGATATACCTAACTGTGTTGTTCAGGTTATTGATCAGGCGGTTTCCGGTCGCCCGGGGGGATGCTATTTGGATCTTCCATCTGATGTTTTGCATCAAACTGTAACAGAACCCGAGGCAGAGAGTTTGGTAACTGCTGCTTTTAATTCTTCAAAATCGAAATCAGTTGCAAATGGTAGTGAGGTTCCCACCTCAGAAATTGAAGGAGCCGTGGAGTTGCTTAGAAAAGCAGAGAGGCCTCTAATTGTGTTTGGAAAAGGGGCTGCCTATGCGCGAGCAGAGAATGAACTGAGGAAACTAGTAGAAACCACTGGAATCCCTTTCTTGCCTACGCCAATGGGAAAAGGCTTGTTGCCTGATACCCATGAGCTTGCAGCAAGTGCAGCGAGGTCGCTTGCTATCGGTAAATGTGATGTCGCGCTTGTAGTTGGTGCTAGGCTTAATTGGCTGTTGCACTTTGGAGAGCCCCCCAAGTGGTCTAAGGATGTGAAATTTATATTGGTGGACATTTGTAAGGATGAGATTGAGCTAAGGAAACCCCATTTGGGATTGGTCGGGGATGCAAAGAAGGTGTTGGAATTGACCAATAAGGAGATCAAGGACGATCCTTTTTGCTTGGCGAAGACTCATCCGTGGGTGGAGGCGATTTCCAAGAAAGCAAAGGAGAATGTGTCTAGAATGGAGGCTCAATTAGCGAAAGATGTTGTGCCATTTAATTTCTTGACGCCTATGAGGATTATTAGAGATGCTATTTTGGGTGTGAGTAGTCCTGCTCCAATTGTGGTGTCAGAGGGGGCTAATACTATGGATGTTGGGAGAGCTGTATTGATTCAGACAGAGCCCAGAAGTAGGTTGGATGCTGGCACTTGGGGAACAATGGGGGTGGGGTTGGGTTACTGCATTGCAGCTGCAGTAGCTGAGCCTGATCGACTGGTAGTTGCAGTTGAAGGTGACTCTGGATTTGGGTTTAGTGCCATGGAAGTGGAG aCGTTGGTTCGGTACCAGTTACCTGTGGTTGTGATAGTTTTTAATAATGGTGGTGTGTATGGCGGTGATAGGAGGAGCCCTGAAGAAATAACAGGACCTCTCAAAGGTGATCCAGCACCCACTTCTTTTGTCCCCAGCGCTGCATATCATATTCTTATTGAAGCTTTTGGGGGCAAAGGTTATCTAGTTGAGACACCTGATGAACTTAAGTCTGCCCTTGCTGAAGCTTTTTCTGCAAGAAAGCCAACTGTAATAAATGTTGTCATCGATCCTTATGCCGGCGCAGAGAGTGGGAGGCTGCAGCATAAGAACTAA